The Carassius auratus strain Wakin chromosome 27, ASM336829v1, whole genome shotgun sequence genome includes a region encoding these proteins:
- the ebi3 gene encoding interleukin-27 subunit beta, with translation MCLIYVFGALAITSGVFSQDTTTLSETRDLFVAVGSSVKIPCSDGEEKGVEWRFNNSVLVSSPVLSIQNSSLKDQGIYTCHQPNGDLIQTVSLHLGYSPSLPDVYCWSPSYPKRAICSWTLTPDPILPTHYIATYRSFSDPVSSARQCQKWGEQDDRQCALEQLEIFASEPTLINITAINALGSSTRIWPIIFEQIVKPDPPVNVSVMVMPGRKLSVQWGPPTTWPDPVNFLLKYTVKFHWGKPETARTMGPYESNKMVLSGLVAGRTYYIQISAKDSLDDGQSSDWSEPISATVPIN, from the exons ATGTGCTTGATATATGTTTTTGGAGCGCTAGCCATAACAAGTGGAGTTTTTAGCCAAGACACGACAACTCTGTCAGAGACTCGAG ACCTGTTTGTAGCAGTGGGTTCATCTGTGAAGATACCATGCTCTGACGGAGAAGAAAAAGGGGTGGAGTGGAGATTCAACAATTCAGTGCTTGTCTCAAGCCCTGTTCTCTCCATACAGAACAGCAGTTTGAAGGACCAAGGCATCTACACCTGCCACCAACCGAATGGAGATCTGATACAAACAGTATCTCTACACCTGGGAT ATTCCCCTTCTCTTCCGGATGTGTATTGTTGGTCTCCAAGTTACCCTAAAAGGGCAATATGCTCTTGGACACTGACTCCAGACCCAATACTTCCAACACATTATATTGCTACATACAG GAGCTTTTCAGACCCGGTGTCAAGTGCCCGTCAGTGCCAGAAATGGGGAGAACAAGACGACAGGCAATGTGCGTTAGAGCAACTGGAGATCTTTGCAAGTGAACCGACTCTCATCAACATTACAGCTATTAACGCTCTGGGTAGCTCAACACGCATATGGCCAATTATTTTTGAGCAGATAG TGAAACCTGATCCTCCGGTGAATGTGAGCGTGATGGTAATGCCAGGCAGGAAGCTGTCTGTGCAGTGGGGTCCACCAACCACTTGGCCGGATCCTGTCAACTTTCTccttaaatacacagtgaaattcCACTGGGGCAAACCTGAGACAGCAAGAACA ATGGGCCCTTATGAGTCTAATAAAATGGTTTTGAGTGGTCTGGTGGCAGGACGGACTTACTACATCCAAATATCTGCAAAGGACTCCCTGGATGATGGACAGAGCAGTGACTGGAGTGAACCAATAAGTGCTACTGTACCTATCAACTGA